The DNA window GCCATATGGTTGGTGGGGTGCGGGTTGGTGCTGTATACCTGTTGCCCGCTGGTAATGGCGGTGTAGTTATTATCAGGAGACAACAGCTTACCTGGATTTTCACCCAGGGTAGGCATGTATACATTGCCTGCAATAGTATGTTTATGAGCAGGAAGCTGGTTGGTTGTAATCGTTACCTTTTCCAGTCCTCCGGAATCTCCGATGGTATAGGTTTCGTTGCCTAGTGTGCCCATGTGCAGGGGAACCCGGCCCCGCAGGTCTGGTAGTGCAAATGTTGAGATACCGTCACCACCATAAGTGTTACCAATTAGCCGAAACAGCGGATCATTATCCGAAATGTTGAGGAGTTGTCCCCAGCAGAACGCCCATCCTGCCGGCTCAAAGTTGCCGGCAAATATTCTTATTTCTCCTATAAAAGGCTGCATTGTCTGTATTTTATCAGTTATCAGGTGCGGGGAGGAAATACTCCTCGTAATGCGATCGCATAGTTGATGGTCATATACGGCTGCAGGTTATTGACCGGAGCCGTTGGCCCCGGGGCTGCATTCAGATTATGCTGCAGCTTTGCCGTTACGTTAGTCCCGGCTGTGGTACTATACAACTTGTCTGATGCAGCTGCACCATGATAGCTCCCTACCGGATTGTAGGTGTTAACAGCATCGCCGGCAGGCAATGATAGCGGAACCTCTTTGACAAGGTGCGTGTGCGGAGGAATTTCATTAGCCGTTAAAGTAACTTGTTCCACGCCTCCCGTTTCTCCCAGGTCCCGGTTCGTTATGCCTGGCCCCGCGCCGGCACCGATCGGTATTCTTCCCTGAAGGTTGGGCAATCCGAAATTGGTTAGCCCGTTGCCACCGTAGGTGGTTCCTAGCAGT is part of the Chitinophaga flava genome and encodes:
- a CDS encoding phage tail protein yields the protein MQPFIGEIRIFAGNFEPAGWAFCWGQLLNISDNDPLFRLIGNTYGGDGISTFALPDLRGRVPLHMGTLGNETYTIGDSGGLEKVTITTNQLPAHKHTIAGNVYMPTLGENPGKLLSPDNNYTAITSGQQVYSTNPHPTNHMAPLKVSPRVANTAPTPNTFMQVEYGGGGQPKENMQPYTAVNYIISLYGIFPYPF
- a CDS encoding phage tail protein → MSADDSFVAQIIIVPFNFPPIGFAMCDGQIMPISGNTALFSLLGTTYGGNGLTNFGLPNLQGRIPIGAGAGPGITNRDLGETGGVEQVTLTANEIPPHTHLVKEVPLSLPAGDAVNTYNPVGSYHGAAASDKLYSTTAGTNVTAKLQHNLNAAPGPTAPVNNLQPYMTINYAIALRGVFPPRT